In Caldicellulosiruptor obsidiansis OB47, a single window of DNA contains:
- a CDS encoding helix-turn-helix domain-containing protein has protein sequence MFKKILWRFVFSYLIIFFIPLFIGLGAYFNVKDIMMNNLYRYNRTTLIQLEDKVENEVLKSVESLADWVNLNPYYFIFLPEAKEALDSSDRLLNIRNLCREIYSQTYKNSYILDAFIYIPSEKLIIGPSYTTTPYNYYMYINRPLDMSYEKWLEFLSGEYKMKYISSFKIKADYKNLSTIVFANTLSRWIIDGKNANVFVIIDQSKIVSTMKEIISYPKGAMWILDRDNNQILKVFAENQNIALPKLDFSIYDSFNIRELNLKGQKWIVYYVISPLYGWKYISMVPVDSFFEDVRRVRNLSLLLLGLMSIVGSILIFFFSLQNYRPLSEIKSLLQSNSENKETKNSKNEFDVIRDLVIHTLSKEEEMKKQIMRFTPIIKNNLLYQLLVGGILPESIGELELKTVGIEKQSGKFVVCLVEIDDCSGFIKDESDSEYALVTLVVTNVLDELLDTNNFKHWDVLFSRTKLSVIVEIKDSFEESMAKLSSLFENMIEFLEKNFKIYVSVGISGEVLGIINLKFAYEQAEKVLGLKFVKPNMKIFKFSELSQDITSEKEFLPKDIENRIINSVKEGKVEGIYEVFENIRSHITAANSPHMAKMILIYLYGLYYQLLNSIPNTVGEKQKPEPEKVMRLIIDEKNPKKVLQALQEDYRILAESVIVNKQKMGNDLISNILEYIHQQYSSSEISLSTIADKFNITPQYLSAIFKEKTGQNISDYIQNLRMNRAKELLLSTDYPVSQIAKMIGYTEVSGFTKAFKKFEGVSPNKFRELNKQQ, from the coding sequence ATGTTCAAAAAGATCTTGTGGAGGTTTGTCTTTTCGTATCTAATAATTTTTTTCATTCCGCTCTTTATTGGATTAGGAGCATATTTCAATGTAAAAGATATTATGATGAACAATTTATACAGATACAATCGGACAACACTGATACAACTTGAGGATAAGGTTGAAAATGAAGTGTTAAAATCTGTAGAGTCTCTTGCAGATTGGGTAAACTTAAATCCATACTATTTCATTTTTTTGCCTGAAGCGAAAGAAGCACTCGACAGCAGTGATAGGCTTCTTAATATAAGAAATCTTTGTAGAGAGATATATTCACAGACATATAAAAATTCATATATATTAGATGCATTTATCTACATTCCTTCTGAAAAGTTGATAATAGGTCCTTCATATACAACAACACCGTATAATTACTATATGTATATAAACAGACCGCTTGATATGAGTTATGAGAAGTGGCTGGAATTTTTAAGCGGTGAATACAAAATGAAATATATATCATCGTTCAAGATAAAAGCCGATTATAAAAATCTTTCAACAATTGTATTTGCAAATACTTTGTCAAGATGGATTATTGACGGAAAGAATGCCAATGTTTTTGTAATAATTGATCAGAGCAAGATTGTAAGTACAATGAAAGAGATTATTAGCTATCCAAAAGGTGCAATGTGGATATTGGATAGAGATAATAATCAGATATTAAAGGTATTTGCAGAAAATCAAAATATAGCTCTGCCCAAACTTGATTTTTCCATATATGATAGCTTTAACATAAGAGAATTAAATTTAAAAGGACAAAAGTGGATAGTATATTATGTGATCTCACCTCTTTATGGTTGGAAGTATATATCGATGGTTCCTGTTGATAGTTTTTTTGAAGATGTTAGAAGAGTAAGAAATTTGAGCTTGCTTCTACTTGGGCTTATGAGCATTGTGGGAAGCATCCTTATATTTTTCTTCAGCTTGCAAAATTATAGACCTCTCAGTGAAATAAAAAGTCTTTTGCAATCCAATAGTGAAAATAAAGAAACAAAGAACTCTAAAAATGAATTTGATGTGATAAGAGACCTTGTGATTCATACGCTTTCAAAGGAAGAAGAGATGAAAAAGCAGATTATGAGATTTACACCTATAATAAAGAACAATCTTTTATACCAGCTTTTAGTGGGTGGTATTTTACCCGAAAGCATAGGAGAACTGGAATTAAAAACCGTGGGTATAGAAAAACAAAGTGGCAAGTTTGTAGTGTGTTTGGTTGAGATTGATGACTGTTCTGGGTTTATAAAGGATGAAAGTGATAGTGAGTATGCTCTTGTGACCCTTGTTGTCACAAATGTTTTGGATGAACTTTTAGATACAAATAACTTTAAACATTGGGATGTTCTATTTTCAAGGACAAAGCTCAGTGTAATCGTGGAGATTAAAGATAGCTTTGAAGAGAGCATGGCAAAACTTTCAAGCCTGTTTGAGAACATGATTGAGTTTTTGGAGAAGAACTTTAAAATATATGTATCTGTGGGTATAAGTGGGGAGGTTTTGGGTATAATAAATTTAAAATTTGCATACGAGCAGGCAGAAAAGGTTCTCGGCTTGAAATTTGTAAAACCTAACATGAAGATTTTCAAGTTTTCTGAGCTTTCTCAAGATATAACTTCAGAGAAAGAATTTTTGCCCAAGGACATTGAAAACAGGATTATAAATTCTGTGAAAGAAGGAAAAGTAGAAGGAATTTATGAGGTGTTTGAAAATATCCGCAGCCATATCACAGCTGCGAATTCTCCTCACATGGCAAAGATGATACTTATATATCTCTACGGACTGTATTATCAACTTTTGAATAGTATTCCAAACACAGTTGGAGAAAAACAAAAACCTGAGCCAGAAAAAGTAATGCGGTTAATCATTGATGAAAAAAATCCAAAAAAAGTTCTTCAGGCGTTGCAAGAAGATTACAGAATTTTGGCTGAAAGTGTGATAGTAAATAAACAGAAAATGGGCAATGACTTGATTTCAAATATTTTGGAGTATATCCACCAGCAATATTCAAGCTCAGAGATATCACTTTCAACAATTGCAGATAAGTTCAATATAACTCCGCAGTATCTTTCAGCAATATTCAAAGAAAAGACCGGACAGAACATAAGCGACTATATCCAGAACCTGAGAATGAACAGAGCAAAAGAACTTCTTCTTTCAACTGACTATCCAGTGTCTCAGATTGCGAAGATGATAGGATATACAGAAGTAAGTGGGTTTACCAAGGCTTTCAAAAAGTTTGAAGGTGTATCTCCAAACAAATTCAGAGAGCTTAATAAACAGCAATAA
- a CDS encoding type 2 periplasmic-binding domain-containing protein, producing MNWFKSSKKVLSLIVAIAFTLSIVIPVFVSSSSTAYAKSTPTLTYFVRLDPKVATSYNSYSSIAAYQLLQKKLGVKIVFKHPPVGGETDQFNLMVASRQLTDIIEWNWVDNYPGGPVKAMLDKVIIRLNDYLPKYAPNLNKYLQQHPDIKKLIITDDGDVYGFPALRGTNPKIACVYYGPQIRNDWLKKLGLKEPETVDDWYKVLKAFVTKDPNGNGKKDERGFSILRNASNPRYAFDYSSFLVGAWGIKTDFFQVNGKVKYGPLEPQYKQFIATLQKWWKEGLIDPDILTMNQKVIKANVQNDVIGAWIGLLSGDMGFFLNLKKDIIATKFPVLKKGEEPLLGQAEFLFSRTSAAITTACKNIPLAMKVLDWGYSKEGYEAFNYGVLGKSYIKKDGKVYYTDEILKNPQGLSAAEALAKYARASISGPFAQADEYYLQIQMMYPQQKDAVEKWGQVKNDRILPPLSFTDDESKRLANIMNTVNTYYDEMFLRLMTGKATNVDAFVKTLKQMKIDEAIKIYQQAYDRWKKRK from the coding sequence ATGAACTGGTTCAAATCTTCTAAAAAGGTTTTAAGTCTGATTGTAGCCATTGCATTTACATTATCAATTGTAATTCCAGTGTTTGTTTCATCATCCTCAACAGCTTATGCAAAATCAACGCCAACACTTACCTATTTTGTTCGTCTTGACCCCAAGGTTGCAACATCTTACAACAGCTACTCTTCAATTGCTGCTTACCAGCTTTTGCAGAAAAAACTTGGAGTAAAGATTGTGTTCAAGCACCCACCGGTCGGTGGTGAGACAGACCAGTTCAACTTAATGGTAGCATCAAGACAGCTGACAGACATTATTGAGTGGAACTGGGTTGACAACTATCCAGGTGGACCTGTAAAAGCAATGCTCGACAAGGTAATTATTAGACTTAATGATTATCTGCCAAAATATGCTCCAAACCTCAACAAATACTTACAGCAACATCCAGATATCAAAAAATTAATAATAACAGATGATGGTGATGTTTACGGATTCCCTGCTCTTCGTGGAACTAATCCAAAGATCGCATGTGTATACTATGGACCTCAGATAAGAAACGACTGGCTCAAAAAGCTCGGACTAAAAGAGCCAGAGACAGTTGATGACTGGTACAAAGTTTTGAAAGCATTCGTGACAAAAGACCCAAACGGCAATGGCAAAAAGGATGAAAGAGGATTTTCAATTCTTCGAAATGCTTCCAACCCAAGATATGCTTTTGATTATTCTTCTTTCTTGGTTGGTGCTTGGGGAATAAAGACAGACTTCTTCCAGGTAAATGGAAAGGTCAAATATGGTCCGTTAGAACCCCAGTACAAACAGTTTATTGCAACACTTCAGAAGTGGTGGAAAGAGGGTCTTATTGACCCGGATATCCTGACAATGAACCAGAAAGTTATTAAAGCAAACGTTCAAAACGATGTAATCGGTGCATGGATAGGACTTCTTTCTGGTGATATGGGCTTTTTCCTGAATCTCAAGAAAGACATTATAGCAACAAAATTTCCTGTGCTCAAAAAAGGCGAAGAACCACTTCTGGGACAGGCAGAGTTTTTGTTCTCACGAACAAGTGCAGCAATCACAACAGCATGTAAAAATATACCACTTGCTATGAAGGTTCTTGACTGGGGATACAGCAAAGAAGGATATGAAGCGTTCAACTATGGTGTACTTGGAAAATCTTATATTAAGAAAGATGGCAAGGTATACTACACAGATGAAATCTTGAAAAATCCACAAGGGTTATCTGCTGCTGAAGCTTTAGCAAAATATGCTCGTGCATCTATAAGTGGTCCATTTGCTCAAGCTGATGAATATTATCTGCAGATTCAAATGATGTATCCACAGCAGAAAGATGCTGTAGAAAAATGGGGTCAGGTTAAAAACGACAGGATCCTGCCACCACTTTCGTTCACAGACGATGAGTCAAAGAGGCTTGCTAATATCATGAACACTGTCAACACATACTATGATGAAATGTTCTTAAGACTTATGACAGGAAAGGCAACAAATGTTGATGCGTTTGTAAAGACATTAAAACAAATGAAGATTGATGAAGCTATTAAAATTTACCAGCAAGCTTATGATAGATGGAAAAAGAGAAAATAA
- a CDS encoding ABC transporter permease, whose protein sequence is MEKTAAKAYQPSRWQELKKDLIRNKSLYIMLIPVVAYYFIFHYIPMYGLQIAFKDFTPAKGIWGSPWVGLEKFKEFFVYDSFYVWRIIRNTILINVYDLIFGFPAPIIFALLLNEIKNSIYKRTLQTVSYMPHFISTVVIVGMIMDFFSRDGLINQILKSLGILSEPISFMTEPGWFRPLYVGSGIWQNLGWGSIVYLAAISNIDPQLYEAALIDGAGRFRQALYVTIPGILPTIVIMFLLRVGHMMNVGFEKVFLMYNPLTYETADVISTYVYRKGLLEMDYSYGAAVGLFNSVINFLLVIFSNKIAKKLTETSLW, encoded by the coding sequence ATGGAAAAGACTGCGGCAAAGGCCTACCAGCCAAGCAGATGGCAGGAACTCAAAAAAGACCTTATACGAAATAAAAGCCTTTATATAATGCTCATCCCTGTAGTTGCATACTATTTTATCTTTCATTACATTCCAATGTATGGTCTTCAGATTGCTTTTAAAGACTTCACACCAGCAAAAGGTATCTGGGGAAGCCCATGGGTTGGCTTGGAAAAGTTTAAAGAGTTTTTTGTTTATGACAGTTTTTATGTATGGAGAATAATACGAAATACTATACTTATAAACGTTTATGATCTTATATTTGGTTTTCCTGCACCGATAATATTTGCACTGCTTTTAAACGAAATCAAAAACAGCATATACAAAAGGACTCTTCAGACAGTAAGCTACATGCCACACTTTATATCAACAGTTGTCATTGTTGGTATGATTATGGACTTCTTCTCAAGAGATGGTCTTATAAATCAGATTTTAAAGTCTCTCGGTATTTTATCAGAACCAATCTCCTTCATGACAGAACCTGGCTGGTTCAGACCATTGTATGTCGGATCTGGAATATGGCAAAACCTTGGGTGGGGTTCGATTGTGTATTTGGCGGCAATCTCAAACATTGACCCTCAGCTATATGAAGCAGCGCTGATAGATGGTGCTGGAAGGTTCAGACAGGCACTTTATGTCACAATACCAGGAATACTGCCAACAATTGTCATTATGTTCCTGTTGAGAGTCGGACACATGATGAATGTCGGGTTTGAAAAGGTATTTTTAATGTATAATCCTCTTACTTATGAAACTGCTGACGTTATTTCAACATACGTATACAGGAAAGGTCTTTTAGAAATGGACTACAGCTACGGCGCAGCAGTTGGACTTTTTAACTCTGTTATCAACTTCTTGCTGGTCATATTCTCTAATAAGATTGCTAAAAAACTTACAGAGACATCGCTGTGGTAA
- a CDS encoding carbohydrate ABC transporter permease produces the protein MKIRKSPGEIIFDTFNYIFLGLLCFTMLYPMLYVVFASFSNPIKLMAYRGPLWRPLEFSTEAYKLLLSYPMIWIGYKNTLIYVIVGTAINILLTTMGGYVLSRKNLKLKNPVMFFIAFTMYFSGGMIPTYLLVQSLGMIDTIWAMIIPGAISTTNLIIMRTGFHAVPDSLEESVRIDGAGDWTILFRIMIPLAMPMIAVMILFYAVGHWNAFFNAIIYLRSRELYPLQLVLREILIMSSTENMTTGISDASDRFAVTELIKYAAIVVSTVPILCIYPFLQKYFVKGVMIGAIKE, from the coding sequence ATGAAGATAAGAAAAAGTCCAGGTGAAATAATATTTGATACTTTTAACTATATATTTTTAGGTCTTCTTTGCTTTACAATGCTGTATCCCATGCTATATGTTGTGTTTGCCTCATTTAGCAATCCGATAAAGCTCATGGCATACAGAGGTCCGCTGTGGCGACCGCTTGAATTTTCAACAGAAGCATATAAATTGCTTCTTAGTTACCCTATGATATGGATAGGATATAAAAACACACTTATATACGTTATTGTTGGAACAGCAATAAATATTCTTCTTACTACAATGGGCGGGTATGTCCTGTCACGAAAAAATTTAAAGCTTAAAAATCCTGTGATGTTCTTCATAGCATTTACAATGTACTTTAGCGGCGGAATGATTCCAACATATTTGCTTGTTCAATCACTTGGAATGATAGACACAATCTGGGCGATGATAATTCCAGGTGCAATCTCAACAACAAACCTGATTATAATGAGAACAGGATTTCACGCAGTTCCAGACAGCTTGGAAGAGTCAGTAAGGATAGATGGTGCAGGGGACTGGACAATACTTTTTAGAATCATGATACCACTTGCAATGCCGATGATAGCGGTTATGATACTCTTTTATGCGGTAGGTCACTGGAATGCGTTTTTCAATGCGATTATATACCTACGCTCAAGAGAACTTTACCCTCTTCAGCTTGTTTTAAGAGAAATACTTATTATGAGTAGCACTGAGAACATGACAACAGGTATTTCAGATGCATCAGACAGGTTTGCTGTGACAGAACTTATCAAATACGCAGCAATTGTGGTATCAACAGTACCAATCCTCTGTATATACCCATTTTTGCAAAAGTACTTTGTAAAAGGTGTCATGATTGGGGCTATCAAAGAGTAA
- a CDS encoding sugar phosphate isomerase/epimerase family protein, whose protein sequence is MKKDNIAAQLYTLREFLKTEEDISLSLKKVSEIGFKAVQVSGIGKIEPKRLKEICDEFDLKVCATHIPFERLKTELDNVVQEHKILECSHIAIPSAPSEYRSEEGALMFALACNEIVKKLKEEGITLSYHNHSFEFKKYNGRTWFEILIESSNPEYLMIEIDTYWVQFAGANPEKLIRCLEGRIPLVHLKDMGMIEDFKQTMFEVGYGNLDWDGIIASCNQAGVEWYIIEQDICQRSPFESLKMSFDFLIKNYVS, encoded by the coding sequence ATGAAAAAAGATAATATAGCCGCCCAGCTGTATACTTTGCGGGAATTTTTAAAGACTGAAGAGGATATTTCTTTAAGTCTCAAAAAGGTCAGTGAAATTGGGTTTAAAGCTGTTCAAGTCTCAGGGATTGGAAAGATTGAACCAAAAAGGCTAAAAGAAATCTGTGATGAGTTTGACCTTAAAGTCTGTGCAACCCATATACCTTTTGAAAGGCTCAAAACCGAACTTGACAATGTTGTGCAAGAACACAAAATTCTGGAATGCTCTCATATCGCAATACCCTCTGCGCCTTCTGAATACAGGTCTGAAGAGGGTGCCTTGATGTTTGCTTTAGCGTGCAACGAAATTGTAAAAAAACTTAAAGAGGAAGGAATTACTCTTTCGTATCACAACCATAGTTTTGAATTCAAAAAATATAATGGGAGAACATGGTTTGAAATACTGATTGAAAGTTCAAACCCGGAATATCTTATGATTGAAATTGATACGTATTGGGTTCAGTTTGCGGGGGCAAATCCTGAAAAGTTAATAAGATGCCTTGAAGGTAGAATTCCTCTCGTACACTTAAAAGACATGGGAATGATAGAAGATTTTAAGCAAACAATGTTTGAAGTTGGATATGGCAACCTTGACTGGGACGGGATAATTGCTTCTTGTAATCAGGCAGGAGTAGAATGGTATATAATAGAACAGGATATCTGCCAGCGTTCACCTTTTGAAAGTCTTAAGATGAGTTTTGATTTTTTAATAAAAAATTATGTGTCCTGA
- a CDS encoding aldo/keto reductase: MKYRKFPNIDLEVSALGFGCMRLPIIGEDSSQIDESLAIKMIRHAIDNGVNYIDTAYGYHGGNSEIVVGKALKGGYRNKVNLATKLPVWKLTKIEDADILLDEQLKKLDTDHIDFYLLHALNKQRWDMLKNMNIFSWIEKIKSQGKIKHIGFSFHDSLDTFKLIIDEYEGWEFCQIQYNYLNRNYQAGEEGLKYAYAKGLGVIIMEPLLGGKLARKPPEEVQKVWEKAKIKRSPAQWGLLWLWNQKEVTTVLSGMSSIQQVIENIETADQGYVGCLSDEELKLIDEVTKKYLELKPIDCTGCKYCLPCPNGVDIPRNFNLYNDAKVYNMYEEAKKTYLKPDKEQQKASNCVECGMCEEKCPQNLPIRKLLKEVVQFFEG, from the coding sequence ATGAAGTATCGGAAGTTTCCAAATATTGATTTAGAAGTATCAGCATTAGGGTTTGGGTGTATGCGTCTGCCTATTATCGGGGAAGATTCATCTCAAATTGATGAGTCTTTAGCAATAAAGATGATAAGACACGCTATTGATAATGGTGTAAATTACATTGACACCGCTTATGGTTATCATGGTGGAAACAGTGAAATTGTTGTTGGCAAAGCTTTAAAAGGAGGTTATAGAAACAAAGTAAACCTTGCAACAAAACTACCTGTATGGAAACTTACTAAAATTGAAGATGCTGATATATTACTAGATGAACAACTTAAAAAACTTGACACAGACCACATTGATTTTTATCTTCTGCATGCTTTGAACAAACAAAGGTGGGATATGTTAAAAAACATGAACATCTTTAGCTGGATTGAAAAAATAAAATCACAGGGAAAAATTAAACATATTGGTTTTTCTTTTCATGACAGTCTTGACACATTTAAATTAATAATTGATGAATACGAAGGCTGGGAATTCTGTCAGATACAATACAATTACCTAAATCGAAACTATCAAGCAGGAGAAGAGGGTTTGAAGTATGCTTACGCTAAAGGACTTGGAGTAATAATAATGGAACCGCTTTTGGGAGGAAAACTTGCAAGAAAACCTCCGGAAGAAGTACAAAAAGTCTGGGAAAAAGCAAAAATAAAAAGGTCTCCTGCCCAGTGGGGACTTCTGTGGCTTTGGAATCAAAAAGAGGTAACAACAGTCTTAAGTGGAATGAGTTCTATACAGCAGGTAATTGAAAATATAGAAACAGCAGACCAGGGATATGTTGGATGTCTTTCAGATGAAGAATTAAAGCTTATCGATGAGGTAACCAAAAAATATCTTGAATTAAAACCTATTGATTGTACAGGTTGCAAATATTGTTTACCCTGTCCTAATGGTGTTGATATTCCCCGCAACTTTAATCTTTACAACGATGCAAAAGTTTATAACATGTACGAAGAGGCAAAGAAAACATATTTAAAACCTGATAAAGAACAGCAGAAAGCTTCAAATTGCGTAGAGTGCGGCATGTGTGAAGAAAAGTGTCCTCAAAACCTGCCAATCAGAAAACTTTTGAAAGAAGTCGTACAATTTTTTGAAGGATAA
- a CDS encoding Gfo/Idh/MocA family protein — protein sequence MSKLKFGIVGCGVISKTHASAISALSNDAELVAVCDVVEEKARKLAQDFGVKRIYTDYEKMLLDSEIDVVSICTPSGMHADMAVLAADAKKNVIVEKPMDITLSKADKIIEAQNRNNVIISIISQHRYSDCMQLLKKLMNEGKFGNIVLATSYTKWYRSQEYYDSGSWRGTWDLDGGGALMNQSIHYIDMIQWIVGRVSEVFAYCTTRAHNKIEVEDAAVACVKFENGAIGEIVGTTSAYPGFETRLEIFGENGSAIAVNTQLKSLYFKDGSENEYLESYKKEEDGPAGASSAAIKEEGHLRQYRDVINSIKTGTKPLIPAEEGRHPVEIILAIYLSSLTGKPVKLPLESDIEILERITQIKGKGF from the coding sequence ATGTCAAAACTTAAATTTGGCATTGTCGGTTGTGGAGTTATATCAAAGACACATGCATCAGCCATCTCTGCTCTTTCAAATGATGCTGAGCTTGTTGCAGTGTGCGATGTGGTAGAAGAAAAAGCCAGAAAACTTGCGCAGGATTTTGGAGTAAAGAGGATATATACTGATTATGAAAAGATGCTTCTTGATTCTGAGATTGATGTTGTCTCTATCTGCACACCATCGGGTATGCATGCTGACATGGCAGTTTTGGCAGCAGACGCGAAAAAAAATGTAATTGTTGAAAAGCCAATGGATATAACATTGTCTAAGGCAGACAAGATAATAGAGGCTCAAAATAGAAATAATGTTATAATTTCGATAATTTCACAACACAGATACAGCGATTGTATGCAACTTTTAAAAAAGCTCATGAATGAAGGTAAGTTTGGCAATATAGTTTTAGCAACAAGTTATACAAAGTGGTATAGATCGCAGGAGTATTATGATAGTGGCAGCTGGCGAGGTACATGGGATTTAGATGGTGGCGGTGCGCTCATGAACCAATCTATACACTATATAGACATGATTCAGTGGATTGTTGGCAGAGTTTCAGAGGTTTTTGCATACTGTACAACAAGAGCACATAATAAAATAGAGGTGGAAGATGCTGCTGTGGCTTGTGTCAAGTTTGAAAATGGAGCGATTGGCGAAATAGTTGGAACAACAAGTGCATATCCAGGATTTGAGACAAGGCTTGAGATCTTTGGAGAAAATGGTTCTGCAATAGCTGTAAATACTCAGCTTAAAAGTCTTTACTTCAAAGATGGGTCTGAGAATGAGTATTTGGAGAGCTACAAAAAAGAGGAAGATGGTCCTGCTGGTGCATCTTCTGCTGCCATCAAAGAAGAAGGGCATCTAAGACAATATAGAGATGTAATAAATTCTATAAAAACCGGGACAAAACCACTTATCCCGGCTGAAGAGGGGAGACATCCTGTTGAAATCATACTTGCCATTTATCTTTCAAGCCTGACAGGAAAACCAGTGAAACTTCCGCTTGAGAGTGACATAGAGATTCTAGAAAGAATTACACAAATAAAAGGTAAAGGATTTTAA
- a CDS encoding sugar phosphate isomerase/epimerase family protein yields the protein MYKFIFSAFGDEIASSLDEQIKVLKKHGIEYLEFRSANGKNIADYTEDEAKEVLRKLKDSGIKVSAIGSPIGKVDVNCDFEKYLELFKHIIELAHILETRYIRIFSFYVPEGEEEKYTDVVIERLSKFTEIAKKEDIILLHENEKEIYGSNAERCYKILSAINSPNLRATFDPANFVQCKVEVYPYAFELLKDYIEYVHIKDAKFSDGSVTVAGEGDGRLKDVIAALKRIGFCSFLSVEPHLNNNLPGGGPENFAKAYRAIKRIIDEEGEI from the coding sequence ATGTATAAATTTATATTCTCGGCATTTGGAGATGAGATAGCAAGCAGTTTGGATGAACAGATAAAGGTTTTAAAAAAACACGGTATTGAATATTTAGAGTTTCGGTCCGCGAATGGTAAAAACATTGCTGACTATACTGAGGATGAAGCAAAGGAGGTTTTAAGAAAGTTAAAGGACAGTGGCATAAAGGTTTCGGCAATAGGGTCGCCGATTGGCAAGGTTGATGTAAACTGCGACTTTGAAAAGTATCTTGAGCTTTTCAAGCACATCATTGAGCTTGCTCACATCCTTGAGACAAGGTACATACGCATCTTTTCGTTTTATGTTCCAGAGGGTGAAGAAGAAAAGTACACAGATGTTGTTATAGAAAGGCTTTCGAAGTTTACAGAGATTGCTAAAAAGGAAGATATAATTCTTCTTCATGAGAATGAAAAAGAGATATATGGCAGCAATGCTGAAAGGTGTTATAAAATCCTCTCTGCAATCAATTCACCCAATTTGAGAGCAACATTTGACCCGGCAAACTTTGTCCAGTGCAAGGTTGAAGTCTATCCTTATGCATTTGAACTTTTAAAGGATTACATTGAGTATGTACACATAAAAGATGCAAAATTTTCAGATGGCAGTGTTACAGTGGCAGGTGAGGGTGACGGAAGGTTAAAAGATGTGATAGCAGCACTGAAAAGGATAGGTTTTTGTAGTTTTTTGTCTGTAGAACCTCATCTGAACAATAACCTTCCTGGTGGAGGACCTGAAAATTTTGCAAAAGCTTACAGAGCAATTAAGAGGATAATAGACGAAGAAGGGGAGATTTAA
- a CDS encoding rod-binding protein translates to MSDISGIKVQAGYQQGIDNSIIDKLEKAYSEKDKQKLKEACEEFEAIMLSTIFKQMQKSIPKGGLFKEGIADDIFNDMFVDEVSKSASKQGGIGLSKLLYDSMIKRIENAYKFKEE, encoded by the coding sequence ATGAGTGATATTTCGGGTATAAAGGTTCAGGCTGGTTATCAGCAGGGTATTGATAACTCTATCATAGACAAGCTGGAAAAAGCATATTCTGAGAAAGATAAGCAAAAGCTTAAAGAGGCTTGTGAGGAATTTGAAGCAATAATGCTTTCTACTATTTTTAAACAGATGCAAAAGTCGATACCAAAAGGTGGGCTTTTTAAAGAGGGTATTGCAGATGATATCTTTAACGACATGTTTGTTGATGAGGTTTCAAAAAGTGCTTCAAAACAAGGTGGAATAGGTCTTTCCAAGCTTTTGTATGATTCAATGATAAAGAGGATTGAAAATGCATATAAGTTTAAAGAGGAATAA